A genomic region of Planococcus kocurii contains the following coding sequences:
- a CDS encoding LacI family DNA-binding transcriptional regulator yields the protein MKSTINAKDVAKLAGVSQSSVSRVYFEGAKVSKKTRQKVLAAAEELGYRPNEFARSLITNRTKIIGLVMKGVQNPFYPQVLTQFTASFKKFGYSILFVHTNSDEIQTEDIETLLNYNVAGVVITDATMSLNVAESFRANQIPLVFFNRKLSRSNFYSVCCNNLSAGRAIAEYLIAKGSKDMAYISGNENTSTSQEREEGFSEVVTQHNLNFKKYSSDYTYEGGYKTTLAIMEEEALPSAFFVANDIMALGVMDALRKKEIQVPAQVKVIGFDNIGMSSWPAYELTTWEQPIEKMVEETVTYLLAEMIDYTGTAEAVEVDGVFVERKTT from the coding sequence ATGAAGTCTACAATCAATGCAAAAGATGTTGCAAAGCTTGCAGGTGTCTCGCAATCGTCTGTTTCTAGAGTCTATTTTGAAGGTGCAAAAGTTTCTAAAAAAACACGTCAAAAAGTATTGGCTGCAGCAGAAGAACTGGGCTATCGGCCAAATGAGTTTGCCAGAAGTTTAATCACCAACCGAACAAAAATTATAGGCTTAGTGATGAAAGGCGTACAAAATCCTTTTTATCCTCAAGTCTTAACACAGTTTACAGCTTCATTTAAAAAATTCGGCTATAGCATTCTATTCGTCCATACGAATAGCGATGAAATTCAAACTGAAGATATTGAGACCTTATTGAATTACAATGTTGCTGGAGTGGTTATCACAGATGCAACGATGTCGCTAAATGTTGCAGAAAGCTTCAGAGCAAATCAGATTCCGTTGGTGTTTTTTAACCGGAAATTGAGCCGTTCTAATTTCTATTCGGTCTGCTGCAATAACTTGAGTGCAGGTCGTGCAATAGCAGAATATCTGATCGCTAAAGGCTCGAAAGATATGGCTTACATTTCGGGCAATGAAAATACATCGACTAGTCAAGAACGTGAAGAAGGATTTAGCGAAGTAGTGACTCAACACAATTTGAATTTCAAAAAGTATTCATCAGATTATACATATGAAGGTGGCTATAAGACAACCCTTGCAATCATGGAAGAAGAGGCACTGCCGTCCGCTTTTTTTGTAGCGAATGATATTATGGCGCTAGGAGTTATGGATGCTTTACGGAAAAAAGAAATTCAAGTTCCAGCACAAGTTAAAGTGATTGGCTTTGATAACATTGGCATGTCTTCTTGGCCTGCTTATGAACTGACAACTTGGGAACAACCGATTGAAAAAATGGTAGAAGAAACGGTGACTTATTTATTAGCTGAAATGATTGACTACACAGGCACAGCAGAGGCTGTAGAAGTGGATGGGGTATTTGTTGAACGGAAAACGACATAA